From Alteromonas sp. BL110:
GCCATGCTTATAGCCATCTGGTCTTTTTTAGGCACGTCTAGTGTGTTTCCTACAACCTGCACTAGTAGAGGGCGCATGCGCTTACCGCCCGCAAGCAATGCGTGACGCATGGCATCTTTAAGGCGCGGTGCGTAATCGGGTAAATCATCAATTAATGTAAGAAGAGATGCATCAGTTTGCTGTTTCACTTGCTGATGCAATGCAGAAAAATTCATAGGTCGCCTGTAATTTAAAAATGAACGTTTTACGGCTGTTCACTTTCAGGAAGAGTCTGAAGCGTTTCTTCGCCTTGTTCACTAAGCAATATTTTTACCTTTTGCTCGGCGTTTTCGAGTGATTGTTGGCCTTGACGAGATAATGCTATGCCTCGTTCAAATTTTTCCAGTGCTTTATTAAGAGGCAGATCACCGTTTTCCATTTCGTTAACGATAGCTTCTAGTTCTGTTAAAGCTTCTTCAAAAGACGCTGATGCTTTTTCTGTCGTCATAAAAACACTCAATATATTGGCCAAAATACGTGTACCGCGCACATTAACTGAGGGTCGCACAAGGGTCAAATGGTTTGTCCGTATATCGCCTATATCACAACAATATAGCTTTTTTTTCATGCAGTTGACCACGTTGAATAAAAAGATATTGTGCTATATTCGGTATAAGTGGCTACATTACTCTAATTAAGGGAGTGTATGCGTGTTCTGACAGGTAAGCGAACGCTTTACGCAATATTAGTGTTTAGAAAACCCGCGAACGACGTATTTTTAGCCTCACACTTAATAAAAAACAAATAAATATGATATTTTTCAATAATGTCGTTTTAGTATTTTTATCCGTTGCCGATAGAATATTTGTACATTAACAGCACTGACTGCGCATAAATGGGGAAGAGTGAGTGGATTTAGCAACCGTCATAGGTATGTTGGGCGCCATTGGTTTCATAGTTATGGCTATGATACTAGGCGGCAGCTTAGGCATGTTCATAGACGTCCAGTCGATATTAATTGTATTTGGTGGGACTTTGTTTGTTGTCTTGTCACAGTTTACGCTAGGTCAGTTTTTCGGTGCTGGTAAGATTGCTGGCAAAGCCTTCATGTTCAAAATTGAGTCGCCAGAAGAGCTTATTGAGAAGATTGTAGAGATGGCGGATGCTGCGCGAAAAGGCGGGTTTCTAGCTTTAGAAGAAGCAGAAATCTCTAATGAGTTTATGCAAAAAGGCGTAGATATGCTGGTTGACGGCCACGATATTGAGGTGGTCAGAGAGACACTTGCTAAAGATATTTCTATGACGTCTGAGCGACACGATTTTGGTGCGTCGTTTTTTAAAGGTATGGGCGATATAGCACCCGCCATGGGCATGAT
This genomic window contains:
- a CDS encoding exodeoxyribonuclease VII small subunit; amino-acid sequence: MTTEKASASFEEALTELEAIVNEMENGDLPLNKALEKFERGIALSRQGQQSLENAEQKVKILLSEQGEETLQTLPESEQP
- the pomA gene encoding flagellar motor protein PomA, producing MDLATVIGMLGAIGFIVMAMILGGSLGMFIDVQSILIVFGGTLFVVLSQFTLGQFFGAGKIAGKAFMFKIESPEELIEKIVEMADAARKGGFLALEEAEISNEFMQKGVDMLVDGHDIEVVRETLAKDISMTSERHDFGASFFKGMGDIAPAMGMIGTLIGLVAMLSNMDDPKAIGPAMAVALLTTLYGAFFANVICLPIAFKLSVRAGEEKLNQSLVLDGIVGIADGQNPRVIEGVLKNYLAASKRGSAEEE